The genomic stretch aaattaaattacagttaatATTTCTCCCCAGTGAGGTGGTCTGACATGATGTGCAAATGCTTACACTGCCCTGTAAGTCTGCTGTTCCCAGAAAAGATGGGCTGgcaacatgaaaataattaaatgccAATACACAATTGGcctcttttatgaaaaataaacaggcaCAAAGACAAACTGTTCCACTGCTTATATTAACCAACAAATGCTGAGATGACTGTTTATTCTAAACACAGCAATGAGGCTGCAGTGTGGTTTACTGACTTTCATAAACTCAGTTTAATTTAGAATGTGTTCAGAACTAAAGTTCTTATTTCTCTGATGATTCTTCATCTGCATTGACCTTCTCTCTTTGGAGCCACATAAATGCTGACTTTGCTGTGCCATCTCCACTCTGTTGGGAAAAGCAAATGAAGGTAGCCCAGACAAAGCCACAGAGCCCAGTATAAGCTGTTCGCAGGTAAACAGGGACCAAAATGAAGTTTGACAGCTGCGTTGGAAGGAGAAAGAGCTCAGTTAGTGCTCCAGGCATTGTTAAGTCTTACACCTACACACCCAACAACTCCACTGACTTCTCACTGGGTTAGATATACTATGAACACATCGGATCAGGTTTTATGAGAAAGAAAGGCTCACTGAGTTACCCTAAAAACTCACCTGTACAAAAGGCCAGTACATCAGTCCcgtctgaaatgaaaatgaatcatTTGTTATTCTTACGGACTTCAACCACAAAGGTTCATTTTTTCTTACCACATTTAGCAAAGACTGAAACATTTGAGTAAAGTCAACAAAAGCTGTTCAATTGTAAATTAAGTTGCTTAACTTACAGGTTGCAATATTGAACTTCTAATCATCTTCATGAGCCTCTATGCTAGGATTTTCTCAAACACATTATTCTAactcattttaaatacaaaactctAAGCACAGTTAAGTCTTCACAGTCACCTGACACCACATACATAAGCACATTTACCAGATGGGTGAACAAATGTTTAAATATGTGAACAATTGTTTCAGCCATGAATGAAAAATACCACTGAACACTATCTCACACTTGCAATGCTCCTTCTAGTTACTCATACATGtaaggtttttttgcaaaaatcaaTGGATAATTTACTCATAGAACATAAGGTCAATAGAAACCTTATGTTTTGATAGGATATAGTGGGCACAGTTTTTCTAATCATCCTCcataggaataaaaataatccttttctaTCCTACCTATATAGTTCCACAGTGTGAAGAGAAATTCACATTGCATCACAGTTTCTCCTTCTATTATATTTTTTCTGCTAATCTATCATTCTTCTTGCACCTGagaaatctttaaaattcttaattCGCTCAGCTCTGAGGTAGCATGgataattttttcctgtgtatgcagaaatgcaaaccaaaaccagctaTTTGTACCAAAGTCTTCTTAAACAAGGGATTGTGTTTCTGAAAGTGAGAAGACTGTCACTGAAAAGTACAGGCTGAAAATGATTCCTAAAAAAGATGTCTCTATAGCTAATGATTTTAACTGGTGTTCATGTAAGTGTTGTCAACGGCATTACTAACTAAACACTGGTGTGGGGGTACTTCTTCAGATAAAAGGTAGTACAATCTTAATCAGTGTTGTATTGTAGGGCTCTCATTCAGACAGAGCCGGCTGCAAGTGTTATGGTTATAAACACTGTACCTTTTTAAAATGGCATCATTTCACCCATCTGGCAGCAGTGCCTGCTCCAGACTACCCTGACTTCACATGACTGCTGGTGCTTAAAGCTTCCTGCACATAATCAAATAATGGAGTGAGACAAAGGCTGTTGGAGGAAGGAATATTTCAAAGAGTTTATccaataatattatttttttgcttagCTCGGAGATAAGTGAATCGCTTGCCTCACCTTATATGtattccaaaatttttttttacagtctgaaAATAtgtcttctttcctctgaaggatGCTCATACCTAGTGGCAAAATATTTACAACaatcagaaaaaatgcaaaaatgaaatgttcaCTTTTTTTAACAATATCCCAAACTCTTCTCAAAATATATTACAGtagctttgaaagaaaagctgatatcattacaaagaaaaaatactattCTGGCTACCAAACAGTGCTGCATCATATCTCCTCATCTATTGACTTGTCTCTCAGCATTGACAACATAGATCAGCTGGAATATACTGTACAGGTGGTATATCATATCTGTTCCACTGCCACATAATTCACCAGTGGTATGGCAGTAGAACAGCTATGGAGAAAGTACCTTTTATACCCATGAGACAGAGAGAATAAGGCATTCTGCACATCGTTGAATTGCCAGAAGTGGCTCAGATCCCTGAAGGAGTTTAGGTGCCTACagaccactgaagtcagtggaaaggggcacctaatttttttttttaatttcggCCATAATCGACGTGATTTTTCTACCTTCACAAATAACTACATCAAATCCAAATTATAGAATTGACAAGCAGAACAGTTTCAAAACCTACTTGTTTAATCCTCCACACACAGCATtccaaagttttaaataaattctaGTTGAAATTCTAGTTGATCAAACTTCTCTTGATTATAGGAAAACACCACCTCACAACAGGCTCCCATCATTACACCCAAGATCAAAAGAAAAGCGGTATGACTTGAAATTACATATTAGACACAtgcaaactggaaataaattaacTGACTGAATTCTCATCACATGAAATATCACTTAAAGGGTTCAAAATAATAAACCCTTTAAACGGTATTTCGTGTGATAAGCATCTTCAGGTGTCAAATTAAGACTACATCTTTCTAAGAGATGGAGCAGCTCTTCAAAGATCACCCACCTTAACTGGAAGATGTGACCTATATTAAGCAAAGGTATTAGACAACATGCTTTAACGAATCAATCTAAAATAAAGAGCTACGCATTCGCACATAAGCAGAGGCCCAAAGTTGCTTAGTCCAATTCAGGTATCTTCCTAGATATTTGCATGCCACAAGGTTATCAGTATCTCTCAACGGATACATTATTTTGCTATTACATCATACTGCTACCCAATTTAGGGATTTTTAGCATCCCTTTTGTCATCCTTCAAATCCTTCTGGTCCTTGGGCAATTCTCTGCTTACATTCTGACAGAGGCAGATAGGATTTTGAGAGTAAGTATCTGGTGTTTGacttcttccttcatttctcttcaaTCACAAACTGAATTACTTCCCTGTCGGGGTCCTAAAATGCCAATCTGCCAATACCGGGCTAAAAGAGTATCTCTCGTGCTCTTCTTCCACACGAAGTTTAAATGAGAGCCCTGTTTTACACTAGTCTCACCtattacttttcttatttctgcatgtttatttttgaaatagaTAGTCATCTTCCCTAAAGTCTCTTCTTATGTGTTAGCTTTTGAGATCATACATTAGTAGTACGCTGTATTTCTATATACTCTCACAGCAGAAGATGGTACTACAGTTTATTTGCTGAACTATAGTATTTCCTGACATTTACAGTTAATTGCGTTTCAGAAACGAGACAGCTGATGTTGAGAACTGAGCAGAGCAATTGAAGCAGACAGGGACAGTACAATCCTCGTAAGGCGTGTTGAATTCCTTGCACCTAATTAAAAGGTAAGGGCCCAACCAAGCCCAAGGTAGGACTCCACTTTGGCACTAGCACCCCCTCATCTAAAGCCCTGAAGCGCCACAGACGGTGCACCGGGCTGCCCTACATACAGAGCCGGGGAGAGCTTCTGGCGTTTGCAGctcgcccgccgcctccccagcTCCGAGCGCAGCTCTGCGAGCGGCTGCGGCGTTCTCCGCCGCCTTGTGCCGGCAGCGCCTCGGCGGGGACCCACAGCACGCAGCGAGCCCGCTGCCCGAGGACCACACAGCCCCACACCGGCGTTtctggggctgcgggagccggccCGCGGCGATCACCGCCCGGcaggccgggcgggcggcgggtgcCCAACCACCCCATCCTGTCGGGGTGAAAAGTCCCGCTGTCGGTGCGCGCCCTCCAAGACTGCACCCAGCGTGCGTGCGCAGGGGCGCTCCGATCGAcgcccccggccgcccgctgCTCGgcacgcccgccccgccgccccgagaTGGCGGTGCCTGGGCGGCGGCGGCACTCACCCGTGTAGAAGGCGAGGATGGCGACGGGGGCGCCGAGGAGCTGGTCGCAGAGCACCTTGCCGAGgacggcggccgggcggcggccgggTAGCGCCCGCTCCAGCGCCCGCAGCCAGACGTAGCTGAAGTTGCCGTGGAAGGCGAGGGCCACCAGCGCTACGCGCCGCGTCTGCGCCCAGTCGggcggctgcccccgccgccgccacagCTGCTGGGCCGCGTCGCCCGCCGCGAAGAGCCCGCCGTAGAGCAGCACGTTGCAGAGCCAGGGGAAGCGGCGCACTCCGCCGCGCAGCAGCGCCCCGGCCATCGCCCGCCGCCTGTTccgcccgcctcctcctcctcctcttcgcgggcccgcccgccgccgccctcggcaTCTCTGCGGTCCCCGCTCCCCCTCGGAGCTACCCCGCCCGGGGTGCCACCTCCGCCGGGCCTGCCCCTGCCAGGGGAGGCTGGCACCCCACGGTGTGCCCCGTGCTCGGCCTCCCCGCCGGTCTCCGGTGTGCCCGCAGGTGGTCGCTGGGCACCCGGGCTTCGGTTCATGGGGTTATTTTTCAAGTGACGATGCGTTCACTCGGAAGAAGGTCACTGTGTCTCCTGGGCTTTGCTCTAGGTGCACCGTGGAGGCACTGTGTAGTATTGCTGCAACCAGTTAAGACTCAAAACTAGGCACTGTTTGCTTATCCTTTTAATTATCTCCTTGTTGCTTGCTTACATGAGTAGgttatggctttttcttttcaattttggTTTTCCAGTCTGAGGTTTGTTACCTCACTGAGCAGGGCTGGTGCACACCTGCACTTCCTCTGCTTCTCACTCTGCTGTTGAGGCAATTCGAGGAGAAAGCCGGAAGTGATGTGTGTTTGTTCGAAGGGGCTCGTGTACACAGCTTTGTACGCACCAAACCATTGCCACAAAGCGGATCTGAAGTCCATGCAGGGAGCTTGCAGCTAGGGAGGCTTGTGTCCTGCAAGGCAGCCCATGGCCGCAGAAGACAACGAGCGCGTCCGGGAGTTTCCCCTTGGTCCTGGCAACGGGCTCAGACTTGGCTTAGGGAACCATCTCCAGGCAGGAGGCGGTAGTTCACTGTGTCCTAATAGTAACTGGGACTGATGCGTTTGGAACTATCAGGAGATCTTCCAGGAATGACTATAAATAGGCATGGATGGCTTGTAgattgaaatgcattttaataacaaAGTGGAGCGAGCTGCCCAGTGCTTGGGAGACACTGCGTCAGGGCCCACGAGCTGCGCTTACCAGCTCGTCATCCGAACACGCAGACATGGCCGCGCGAGAAACAGCATCAGCAGTATCTGCAAGTTCTGTATTAGGCAATATAAATGGCGCTAGAACGAAGAGGAATATGTACCGACAAATAACTCCAGCTTGAAGGAACAGAGATAAAGCTCTGGAAAACAGGGTTTGGCTCTCCGGGGACTGCCCGTCCGACGTGAGCCCGCCAGCAGGTGCGTGCTGCGCTCCCGCCGCCTCGCCTCCCCCGGGGCACGTCCGCCTGCTCTCCGCCGCAGGAGGCCCCgctcggggcggcggggcagggcggcctGTTGCCCGGGACGGGTGTCACTCGGGGCTCCCCCCGAGTCTGGACGAAGCCCGTTCTTCGGGGCCGTGCAGCGTCCCCCTGCGGGACCCGTGCGTGGAGGAAGGGGTTTGGTGCCACCGTAACAAGCCCCTGTAGCCCGAGCTGACGACACCGGGGTGACAGCCGGGAGGTTTGTGAAGGCTGGAGCCATGCAGAATCCTCCCGGAGTACCGGGCTGCCGCGACCCGCCGCCGCGGCGATTCGAACCCGCGGCagggcggcggcgcccccgcGCGGCTCTCGCCTGCTCCGCTCCACGGCGGCGGTCGGTCACCGCCCGGGCCCCGCTCGCTGCGCATGCGCCAGTACCTGTCACCTCCCCGGTCGTTCTCCGGGACTGTTCCACCAGCtggagcggggggagcgggaaGCGGCAGCGGGCGGTGTGTGGAGGAAAGGGAGCAGGCTGTGCTCTCCCCAGCCCGTGCTGTCacggcgcggggccccgccgcgccttCCGCAGTGTCGCCGCCCCGGATCCTCCCCGCCCGTCTGCCGCGGTGGTCTCGGCCGCGGGGCGGGCCTGCCGCCGTTCCCTAGGTGAGCGCGttccccgcccctcccgccgcggcctCGTCAGCGCTGCCAGCGTGGAGCCGGCCGGGGCTGAGGCGGAAGtgcccggcggggaggcggcgcgcACCGGGGACGCCCGCCGGCTATGGACGCCTCTCTAGAGAAGGTCTGCGGGGCGCACCGGTGCCAGGctggtggggggtggggggagctggggcaccTGCGGGCGGAGGGGTGCTGAGGCGCGGCGGGCCCTGAGGGGCGAGCGGGCCCTGGCGGCCGCGTCGCTGACGGGGCGGTGgggccgcgccccggggccgAGGGCAGGGGCCCGGGGTCAGCGGCTGGGGCCAGCGGTGGGCCGGGGCTCGGTGCGGCGCTTCCCCAGTGCCTGGGCCGCGGCGGTGTCGCGGCTCCGCCGGGGCTCCCGGCCCGCCTCCGCCGGGGGTCTGTGCCACACGGGCCTGAGTCAACTTTGTGTCACGAAGCCTTTGAGTCACCAGTGAAGCCCACGGGCGcgcccccctcccagctcccagctaCGGCGCTTAGCGTTCGTCACCTGTGTGAACGCCGTCTATTTCTGTGTCCCGGATCTATAAAAAGTCTGAGTAACTATCGGGAAATGCTTTAGGAacggggtttttgtttgttttcttaaaaataagatggAGCTTATTTTCTGGGAATGTTAGTCTTTGGCTGGATAGTAGAGAAAATattgtttgaggggtttttttcattttatactaGAGGTGTTTGCTGCCCTGTGTTTGCGCTCCTTTGTCTGATGCAAATGCTTCTGTACAAAGCAAATATTGATTCTATAATACCATAAGTGACTGACAAAACTTATTTTGCCTTTGTCACTGTGAGTCAGTCAGAATCTGGTAATGTGGGACCTGCCACGCTTCTGCTGGCTTTTATGGCACCTGCTGTGCTTCAGAAGACCTGCCCTAGAAGTGAGAATGGAATGGCTGCTCATATATAGTTTATCAACATTGTTGTATGTCTTCGAGGACAAtatacatttgaaataatttatacttTATGTGCTTAAGAGATGT from Mycteria americana isolate JAX WOST 10 ecotype Jacksonville Zoo and Gardens chromosome 12, USCA_MyAme_1.0, whole genome shotgun sequence encodes the following:
- the MPV17L gene encoding mpv17-like protein isoform X2 encodes the protein MAGALLRGGVRRFPWLCNVLLYGGLFAAGDAAQQLWRRRGQPPDWAQTRRVALVALAFHGNFSYVWLRALERALPGRRPAAVLGKVLCDQLLGAPVAILAFYTGMSILQRKEDIFSDCKKKFWNTYKTGLMYWPFVQSGDGTAKSAFMWLQREKVNADEESSEK
- the MPV17L gene encoding mpv17-like protein isoform X1 → MAGALLRGGVRRFPWLCNVLLYGGLFAAGDAAQQLWRRRGQPPDWAQTRRVALVALAFHGNFSYVWLRALERALPGRRPAAVLGKVLCDQLLGAPVAILAFYTGMSILQRKEDIFSDCKKKFWNTYKTGLMYWPFVQLSNFILVPVYLRTAYTGLCGFVWATFICFSQQSGDGTAKSAFMWLQREKVNADEESSEK